One Onthophagus taurus isolate NC chromosome 11, IU_Otau_3.0, whole genome shotgun sequence genomic window carries:
- the LOC139431694 gene encoding uncharacterized protein, with the protein MLTCDVCYKEFTRPDNLVRYQRTACFGKRRKVEEDQQGDVIVCEICDEHVTRQCYSSHLRSNKHKQKAFVIIDDGVEKIDSIFGDKICSFRVSDHERKYVDMKKFSNRIREKVISLIQSVRNVNGSLKVNTEIFGLYFINTKEEVEIKSFNTKNKIITVAVDLYQTYEDFMDEIMVKMSEFQERDSGWTLLEILYLEVNCNKFNPTRASSYIDLPTSIKGKRAVINVQNNDNKCFAWALMSALYQPTGLPQRISYPDYRETELKFDCVTFPAPIRDIPKFEEENNISINVYGINSWYNGEKMVDDIVTVCICKQKRERHVNLLVVSDNFGNNHYCWIKNLSRLINAQSSTHEHQRYICEGCLQYFSTEDKLVRHQMDDCKKVKATVPSEQIKVNKFGHLEKENVLQFEGFEKKMKVPFVVYADFEAILKPLTPEEGKVYDDNKPYTARCFEHEPYAFAYYIKCAYDDNLSKFQIYRGRNAALEFIIRLEKDVIEIYKQHLRQTKDMIPLSCLDQFVHELSSVCHICDKPINKEEKVCDHDHLTGLYRGPAHSVCNINYKLPMFIPVFFHNLSNYDAHMFVKSIALNKEEVEVIAQNKEKYISFSKKIVGGETTDNKGKKRKVFMKIRFVDSFRFMASSLEKLVSYLDDKDCVEVKKNSKTLKNLD; encoded by the exons ATGTTGACCTGCGACGTGTGTTACAAAGAGTTTACTAGACCAGATAATCTTGTGAGATATCAACGCACAGCATGTTTTGGGAAACGTCGAAAGGTGGAAGAGGATCAACAAGGAGATGTTATAGTGTGTGAAATATGTGATGAACACGTAACCAGACAATGTTACTCCTCACATCTGCGCAGCAACAAACATAAACAGAAAGCCTTCGTAATAATAGATGATGgtgtagaaaaaatagattcgatatttggagataaaatatgtAGTTTTAGAGTGAGCGATCATGAGCGGAAGTACGTAGACATGAAGAAATTCAGTAACCGAATTAGAGAAAAAGTTATCAGTTTGATACAGTCCGTGAGGAATGTAAATGGTAGTTTAAAAGTGAATACGGAAATATTTGGattgtatttcataaatacgaaggaagaagtggaaatcaaatcattcaacacaaaaaataaaattataacagtaGCCGTAGACTTGTACCAAACATACGAGGACTTTATGGACGAGATTATGGTGAAAATGTCGGAATTCCAAGAACGGGACTCAG GTTGGACCTTGTTGGAAATATTATATCTTGAAGTGAACTGTAACAAGTTTAATCCTACAAGAGCATCGAGCTACATCGACTTACCGACATCCATAAAAGGGAAGAGAGCGGTAATAAACGTGcaaaataacgataataagTGCTTTGCTTGGGCACTGATGTCCGCGCTGTACCAACCCACAGGTTTACCGCAAAGAATATCATACCCAGATTATAGGgaaacagaattaaagtttGACTGCGTAACATTCCCAGCACCCATCAGAGACATACCAAAATTtgaggaagaaaataacatttcaattAACGTCTATGGTATAAATTCTTGGTATAATGGAGAGAAAATGGTAGATGATATTGTaactgtatgtatatgtaaacaGAAACGGGAGCGTCATGTAAACTTATTAGTAGTCAGCGACAATTTCGGGAATAACCactattgttggataaaaaacttatctcgACTGATAAATGCACAATCATCGACTCATGAACATCAAAGATATATTTGTGAGGGTTGTTTGCAATACTTTTCAACTGAAGACAAGTTGGTACGACATCAGATGGATGActgtaaaaaagtgaaagCAACAGTACCAAGCgaacaaataaaagtgaatAAGTTCGGACATctagaaaaggaaaatgttttacaatttgaaggatttgaaaaaaaaatgaaagttccGTTTGTGGTGTACGCCGATTTCGAGGCGATTCTGAAACCCTTAACGCCCGAAGAAGGAAAAGTTTACGATGATAATAAACCATATACGGCCCGATGTTTTGAACACGAACCATACGCGTTTGCGTACTACATTAAGTGTGCTTACGATGATAACTTATCGAAATTCCAAATATACCGAGGGCGAAACGCTGCTCtggaatttattataagattggagaaggatgtaatagagatctataaacaacatttgaggCAAACAAAGGATATGATACCGCTAAGCTGTCTGGACCAATTTGTACATGAACTGAGTTCCGTATGTCACATTTGTGATAAACcaataaacaaagaagagaAAGTGTGTGATCACGATCACTTGACAGGATTGTATAGGGGTCCTGCGCATTCCGTctgcaatataaattataaattaccgaTGTTTATCCCTGTGTTTTTCCACAACCTGTCGAATTACGATGCCCACATGTTTGTGAAAAGTATTGCCCTAAACAAGGAGGAagtagaggtgatagcacaaaacaaagaaaaatatatttctttttccaaaaaaatagttgGCGGAGAAACAACCGATAACAAGGGAAAGAAACGCAaagtgtttatgaaaataagattCGTCGACTCGTTTAGATTCATGGCGAGTTCTTTGGAAAAGTTGGTTTCATATTTGGATGATAAGGATTGTGTggaagtgaaaaaaaattcaaagactCTGAAGAATTTAGATTGA
- the LOC139432076 gene encoding uncharacterized protein, giving the protein MESLNVTEKIKVDNSIVSYEYHSHQPFGSTSFGNNDEIRIGIPEIDNYTLPHESFLYVEGSVRKLDASGKATKDASATAKLVNNPVAFMFSDIRYLINGVQIDGVRNVGLTSCMKGYFSYTPHDIIKLANAGWNMGEDLLGQVVPTSPVTSAIMDKNGNFGLSVPLKTLIGFAEDFKTIVMNVRQELVLIRNNDDNDVLVNTVQEPLQLKIDKVVWRMPHLAVGLREQLALTKIAGRNIDLQIPFRSWEVHEYPSFPQTTKQSWAVKTAPQLETPRFIIIGFQTKKKGKQLANMATFDNVTNLTVFLNGERYPYDNLNVDFDSNRVAVLYDMYTRFQKSYYGKEGEPLLTPKQFIENYPLIGIDCTYQAEALHKSGVEIRIEFTTKNPIPDGTTAYCLVLHDKAFQYSPLTKIFKQMT; this is encoded by the coding sequence ATGGAGTCCTTAAACGTCACggagaaaataaaagtagataaCTCGATTGTAAGTTACGAATATCATTCCCATCAACCGTTTGGTTCTACTAGCTTCGGTAACAATGATGAAATTCGTATAGGCATACCCGAAATAGACAATTACACATTGCCTcatgaaagttttttgtatgTGGAAGGGAGCGTACGTAAACTGGATGCGAGTGGTAAAGCAACAAAAGATGCTAGTGCAACTGCAAAATTGGTAAATAATCCTGTAGCGTTTATGTTCAGTGATATTCGCTATCTTATAAATGGTGTTCAAATAGATGGAGTGAGAAACGTGGGGTTAACATCATGTATGAAAGGATACTTTTCGTATACCCCTCACGATATAATAAAGTTGGCGAACGCAGGTTGGAACATGGGCGAGGATCTGCTAGGTCAAGTGGTCCCAACATCCCCTGTAACGAGTGCAATAAtggataaaaatggaaattttggaTTGAGTGTACCGCTAAAGACATTAATAGGGTTTGctgaagattttaaaacaattgtgATGAATGTGAGACAAGAGCTAGTGTTAATTCgtaataatgatgataatgatgTGCTTGTGAATACGGTACAAGAACCGTTAcagttaaaaatcgataaagttgTGTGGAGAATGCCCCATCTAGCCGTAGGCTTACGAGAACAATTAGCTCTAACAAAAATAGCAGGACGAAATATTGATCTGCAAATACCTTTTCGCAGTTGGGAAGTACATGAATATCCTTCTTTCCCTCAAACAACAAAGCAGTCATGGGCTGTGAAAACAGCTCCGCAGTTGGAAACACctagatttataataattgggtttcaaacaaagaagaaaggaaaacAGTTGGCGAACATGGCAACCTTTGATAATGTCACCAATTTGACGGTATTCCTAAACGGTGAACGCTACCCATACGATAATCTGAACGTGGACTTTGATAGTAATCGTGTCGCAGTGTTATATGACATGTATACACGCTTTCAAAAGTCCTACTATGGGAAGGAAGGAGAACCATTACTCACTccgaaacaatttattgaaaattatccactgATTGGAATTGATTGTACATATCAAGCAGAAGCGCTACACAAAAGTGGGGTAGAAATACGGATAGAATTTACGACAAAAAATCCGATTCCTGATGGTACCACAGCATACTGTTTAGTTTTACATGATAAGGCGTTTCAATATTCTCCACTAACAAAAATCTTCAAACAAATGACTTGA